Proteins from a single region of Candidatus Parcubacteria bacterium:
- a CDS encoding hypothetical protein (Derived by automated computational analysis using gene prediction method: Protein Homology.) → MKLESSFNDFLENTVNLNGTRYQIAKSGIETMKSILQNDEIFGDKFISIKPQGSFRQETIIKPVRCGTDFDVDILFEVKATAGWESKDYLNKLSSQFKKLDRYKDKVDTRGKSRCVTIDYENDFHIDIVPAINISNQSLVMNKTENKFELTDGDGYAEWFYRQDSITGKKYLKKIVRLLKYIRDFKQEFDIKSVALTTFVGNQVLSSDNLVDQYPDLSTSFVLLLSRLDLYLQSNAVMPIIVNPVLPSENFNRHLKQDDYLKFRDAIHKYSQIALDAYNDVDEHRSLSKWQKIFGDSFTVKENRNLSVSINGLHLANFSHKQELADLNIPIIDTFASVEIRAGLYWGKGDYKIVNRRFKGSFSTKNELPRFHWLKYTAITNYNKPYDVYWQVVNTGASAQSQGAKGLRGEIKLGSNEQWERSLYTGVHWVECFIVDIATNACVCRSGPFYVGFQERVGDVSD, encoded by the coding sequence ATGAAATTGGAATCATCATTTAATGACTTTTTAGAAAATACCGTTAATCTTAATGGGACGCGATATCAAATTGCAAAATCTGGGATCGAAACCATGAAAAGTATTTTGCAAAATGATGAAATTTTTGGAGATAAATTTATCTCTATTAAACCGCAGGGTTCTTTTAGACAAGAAACTATTATTAAGCCAGTTCGTTGTGGTACGGATTTTGATGTAGACATTCTTTTTGAGGTGAAGGCGACAGCTGGATGGGAGTCCAAAGATTATTTAAATAAACTTTCTTCCCAATTTAAAAAACTAGATAGATATAAAGATAAAGTTGACACAAGAGGAAAATCACGCTGTGTTACTATAGATTATGAGAACGATTTCCATATCGATATTGTTCCCGCTATAAATATTAGCAATCAGTCACTTGTGATGAATAAAACTGAGAATAAATTTGAGTTAACAGATGGAGATGGTTATGCAGAATGGTTTTATCGTCAGGATAGTATTACTGGTAAAAAATATCTTAAGAAAATAGTTAGACTTTTAAAATACATTCGTGATTTTAAGCAAGAGTTTGATATAAAATCTGTTGCATTAACAACTTTTGTCGGCAATCAAGTACTGTCTAGCGATAACCTTGTTGATCAATATCCTGACCTATCCACTTCTTTTGTTCTTTTGCTTAGTCGTTTAGATTTATATTTACAATCTAATGCGGTAATGCCAATTATTGTAAATCCAGTTCTTCCATCTGAAAATTTTAATCGTCATTTAAAGCAAGATGACTATCTAAAATTTAGAGACGCAATACACAAATATTCTCAAATAGCTCTTGACGCATATAATGATGTTGACGAGCATAGAAGTTTATCTAAGTGGCAAAAGATCTTTGGCGATTCGTTTACCGTTAAAGAAAATAGAAATTTATCAGTTTCAATAAATGGATTACATTTGGCAAATTTTAGTCACAAACAAGAATTGGCAGATTTAAATATACCAATTATTGATACTTTTGCATCTGTGGAAATTAGAGCAGGCCTATATTGGGGAAAGGGTGACTATAAAATAGTAAATAGAAGATTTAAAGGGTCCTTTTCTACAAAAAACGAATTGCCCAGATTCCATTGGCTAAAATATACTGCAATTACAAATTATAACAAACCCTATGATGTGTATTGGCAGGTTGTTAACACTGGAGCCAGTGCTCAAAGCCAAGGCGCTAAAGGTTTGAGGGGTGAAATTAAATTGGGTTCCAATGAACAATGGGAAAGAAGTTTATATACAGGTGTTCATTGGGTAGAGTGTTTTATTGTTGATATAGCTACAAACGCATGTGTGTGTCGTAGCGGACCATTTTATGTAGGCTTTCAGGAAAGAGTTGGTGATGTGTCCGATTAA
- a CDS encoding hypothetical protein (Derived by automated computational analysis using gene prediction method: GeneMarkS-2+.), whose protein sequence is MRTNLEKSKFLEILRERPFISYACKKVGISKATIYRWIKNNANFKEKVDNALHFGRKELIDITEMALYKKINEGDGPSIRYFLANNDSRYYPKMPVIFQPPKKEVKIGEKCDQCGTTKSKGFNKQQSKSIYEAFNMYKQKYGHYPIDNQPN, encoded by the coding sequence ATGAGAACTAATCTAGAAAAATCTAAATTTCTGGAAATTCTTAGAGAAAGACCTTTTATAAGCTATGCCTGTAAAAAAGTTGGGATTAGCAAGGCAACAATATATCGCTGGATAAAAAACAATGCTAATTTCAAAGAGAAAGTAGACAATGCTTTGCATTTTGGCAGAAAAGAATTGATTGATATTACAGAAATGGCTTTATATAAGAAAATAAACGAAGGAGACGGGCCGTCAATTAGGTATTTCCTTGCTAACAACGATTCGAGATACTACCCTAAAATGCCAGTCATTTTTCAGCCTCCGAAAAAAGAGGTTAAAATCGGAGAAAAATGTGACCAATGCGGGACTACAAAAAGTAAAGGTTTTAACAAGCAACAGAGTAAATCAATTTATGAAGCATTTAACATGTATAAGCAAAAATACGGTCACTATCCTATTGATAATCAGCCGAACTAA
- a CDS encoding DNA methyltransferase (Derived by automated computational analysis using gene prediction method: Protein Homology. GO_function: GO:0003677 - DNA binding [Evidence IEA]; GO_function: GO:0008170 - N-methyltransferase activity [Evidence IEA]; GO_process: GO:0006306 - DNA methylation [Evidence IEA]): MERKDLQVTYLPIGELRPAEYNPRKWDKEASEQLKESLRRFGLVDPFVVNSAPERMNVIIGGHFRWQMAKELGFETVPVCYINIPDLEKEKELNLRLNKNLGEFDYGLLAEFDEAFLQDIGFDSEELDDIFEDEDNTEIFDLEKELKKLNIEEISVKKGDVYDLDGSRLMCGDSTIEADMLRLVGDHKIDMVMTDPPYILDYLHGKSRHGEATTGFGAKKNRRYLETDSLPDNFTELWMANVSKVQAENFSIIVYENWKNIRIIWGEMEKYWKVRNMLVWHLPNRNQGYASKHKFFSKYDIAMVGTSENFTEANEEPEDELVKNEYETALFAISGKPHWESYGKGKKYCPTDFIEFKAADEQSSGQGIIFGTKPLEILIPYIKVLTTRGQLVLEPFGGSGSTLIASNKIGRRCFLMEKSPVYAEVILNRWEKMTGKKRVKIYEN; this comes from the coding sequence ATGGAAAGAAAAGATTTGCAGGTGACTTACCTGCCCATCGGCGAGTTAAGACCCGCTGAATACAATCCCCGCAAGTGGGATAAGGAAGCAAGTGAACAGCTCAAGGAGAGCCTACGACGCTTCGGCCTCGTCGATCCCTTCGTAGTCAATTCCGCTCCGGAGCGGATGAATGTCATAATCGGCGGACACTTTCGCTGGCAGATGGCCAAGGAACTAGGCTTCGAGACTGTGCCAGTCTGCTATATAAACATTCCTGATTTAGAAAAGGAAAAAGAACTAAATCTCAGGCTCAATAAGAATCTTGGCGAATTCGACTACGGTCTACTTGCCGAATTTGATGAAGCGTTCTTGCAGGACATTGGCTTCGATTCCGAAGAATTGGATGATATCTTCGAGGATGAGGACAATACCGAAATCTTCGATTTAGAGAAAGAATTGAAAAAGCTAAATATTGAGGAGATAAGCGTCAAGAAAGGCGATGTCTATGATCTGGACGGTTCACGGCTAATGTGCGGAGATAGTACCATCGAAGCTGACATGCTAAGACTGGTCGGAGATCACAAGATCGATATGGTCATGACTGACCCACCATATATTCTGGATTATCTGCACGGTAAATCTAGGCACGGCGAGGCAACCACTGGATTTGGCGCTAAGAAAAATAGGCGCTATTTGGAGACGGATTCTTTGCCCGACAACTTTACAGAGCTATGGATGGCCAATGTTTCTAAAGTACAAGCAGAAAACTTTTCAATTATTGTTTATGAGAATTGGAAAAATATTCGCATCATTTGGGGCGAGATGGAAAAATATTGGAAAGTAAGGAATATGTTAGTCTGGCATTTACCTAACAGAAACCAGGGTTATGCTTCAAAGCATAAATTCTTTTCAAAGTATGACATCGCTATGGTTGGCACCAGTGAAAATTTTACTGAGGCTAATGAAGAGCCAGAAGATGAGTTAGTAAAAAATGAATACGAGACTGCTCTGTTTGCTATTTCTGGCAAACCTCACTGGGAATCATATGGCAAAGGTAAAAAGTATTGCCCTACAGATTTTATAGAGTTTAAAGCGGCCGACGAGCAATCATCAGGACAAGGCATAATCTTTGGCACTAAGCCACTAGAAATACTTATCCCATACATAAAAGTACTAACGACTCGGGGGCAGTTAGTACTTGAGCCTTTTGGTGGAAGCGGAAGCACTCTTATTGCTTCTAATAAAATAGGTCGCCGTTGTTTTCTGATGGAAAAATCACCTGTCTATGCAGAGGTAATACTTAATCGCTGGGAAAAAATGACGGGCAAAAAAAGAGTGAAAATATATGAGAACTAA
- a CDS encoding hypothetical protein (Derived by automated computational analysis using gene prediction method: GeneMarkS-2+.): MDKPKYIRNAGKPWTPQEEKKLFQLAKVNTPTRVMGLELGRPVGGIQSKASQLGISLKPTNQSPYNRKTK; the protein is encoded by the coding sequence ATGGATAAGCCAAAGTATATTCGCAATGCTGGCAAACCATGGACTCCTCAGGAAGAGAAAAAATTGTTTCAACTTGCTAAAGTCAATACTCCAACCAGAGTTATGGGTCTTGAGCTTGGAAGACCAGTAGGAGGAATTCAAAGCAAGGCTAGTCAATTAGGAATTAGTTTGAAGCCAACTAACCAATCCCCCTATAATCGCAAAACCAAATAG
- a CDS encoding hypothetical protein (Derived by automated computational analysis using gene prediction method: GeneMarkS-2+.), with protein MDNIIGFILFISFLSFFVGLIKPSIFSRVFKNKKEINRKFILKVFGSSTFALLLILGMVSENKSDNIDPIVNNSAEVFVEEKAESFVEEIQEDEALSQDELVSANQAEPVTTKIVTENKEEVAHVTNQPAKEINNAKTDNAPGTEIIKTDLTPPTEESEPVQPTKAVVSGKFYTSSHGSAKYYYPASCSDWQNLSQSYLREFDSLESLLKKYPSRTLSPTCN; from the coding sequence ATGGATAATATTATTGGATTTATACTTTTTATTTCTTTCCTATCCTTTTTTGTCGGGCTAATAAAGCCCAGCATTTTTAGCAGAGTTTTTAAAAATAAAAAGGAGATAAATCGCAAATTTATACTAAAAGTTTTTGGCTCTAGCACTTTCGCCCTATTATTAATACTAGGAATGGTATCTGAAAACAAGTCTGATAATATTGATCCAATAGTTAATAATTCGGCTGAGGTGTTTGTTGAAGAAAAGGCTGAAAGTTTTGTAGAAGAAATTCAAGAAGATGAGGCACTGTCTCAGGATGAGCTTGTTAGTGCCAATCAAGCAGAGCCTGTAACGACTAAAATCGTGACTGAAAACAAAGAGGAGGTCGCCCATGTCACCAATCAGCCCGCCAAAGAGATAAATAATGCAAAAACAGATAACGCTCCTGGTACAGAAATAATTAAGACAGACCTAACTCCACCCACAGAAGAAAGTGAGCCAGTTCAGCCAACTAAAGCTGTAGTTAGCGGGAAGTTTTATACCTCATCTCATGGTAGTGCCAAGTACTATTATCCTGCAAGTTGTTCTGACTGGCAAAATTTAAGTCAAAGCTATTTACGAGAGTTTGATTCTTTAGAATCTTTATTAAAAAAATATCCGTCTAGGACCTTAAGTCCTACGTGTAATTAA
- a CDS encoding TM2 domain-containing protein (Derived by automated computational analysis using gene prediction method: Protein Homology.): MKKKTPAALLALFLGGFGIHKFYLGKTTPGVFYLLFCWTFIPAILAFIDFIIILSTNKEAFNKKYNV, translated from the coding sequence ATGAAAAAGAAAACACCCGCCGCTTTATTAGCACTTTTTCTAGGAGGATTTGGAATTCATAAGTTCTACCTAGGCAAAACCACTCCAGGAGTTTTTTACCTTTTATTTTGCTGGACATTTATACCGGCGATTTTGGCATTCATCGATTTTATAATAATATTATCGACCAACAAAGAAGCATTTAATAAAAAGTATAACGTTTAG
- a CDS encoding DUF5677 domain-containing protein (Derived by automated computational analysis using gene prediction method: Protein Homology.), with protein sequence MKIIKKIIAKNRIKREMNDVLAIKQLVLAHLHELIKRRKEIDENLFEVTAFLLDEIGDALAAIITLKKDHLKSSIMISRYILEDCVNLQYIYKEDSEKRALNYRAFSAKELLNRAEMYEGDDDRIKKEIPRIKERAEKYSPSGKNSNHWDGLSTKKIMSDLNLEGIYQIWYVRMSSYIHPQYRGSKIRSSDKGEYIEFLKKMVFKDLNLPILESLRAVNKKFDLLEGAVIISNYPKEKATLVFSINERREPKRP encoded by the coding sequence ATGAAGATAATTAAAAAGATTATCGCAAAGAATAGAATAAAGAGAGAGATGAATGACGTTCTGGCTATAAAGCAGCTGGTGTTAGCTCATCTGCATGAATTAATAAAGCGTCGCAAAGAGATTGATGAAAATCTTTTTGAAGTGACAGCCTTTTTATTAGATGAAATAGGAGATGCTCTTGCCGCTATTATAACTTTAAAAAAGGATCATTTGAAAAGTAGTATCATGATTTCTAGATATATATTAGAGGACTGTGTTAATTTGCAATATATCTATAAAGAAGATTCAGAAAAAAGAGCTTTAAATTACAGAGCTTTTTCGGCAAAGGAATTATTAAATAGAGCAGAGATGTATGAGGGGGATGATGACAGAATTAAAAAAGAAATTCCAAGAATTAAAGAAAGGGCTGAAAAATATTCTCCTTCTGGAAAAAATTCTAATCATTGGGATGGTTTGTCTACTAAAAAAATAATGTCCGATTTAAATTTAGAAGGTATATATCAAATTTGGTATGTTAGAATGTCTTCTTACATCCACCCACAGTATAGGGGAAGCAAAATAAGATCTAGTGATAAGGGTGAGTATATAGAATTTTTGAAGAAAATGGTGTTTAAAGATTTAAATCTTCCAATACTCGAATCTTTAAGAGCGGTAAATAAGAAATTTGATTTGCTTGAAGGCGCAGTTATCATTAGTAATTATCCAAAAGAAAAAGCTACCTTAGTTTTTAGTATCAATGAGCGCAGAGAGCCAAAAAGGCCATGA